CTGCATCAGGGTGTTGTTGTAGACCATGCCGCCATCTACCTTCAGCGCCGTCAGCTTGACGCCGGAGTCTTTCTCCATGGCATCGAGCACTTCGCGCGTCTGGTAGGCAGTCGCTTCCAGGGCGGCGCGGCACATGTGGTACTTGTTGATGTAGCGCGTCAGGCCGACGATGGCGCCGCGGGCGCTGGACTGCCAGTAAGGGGCGAAGAGGCCAGAGAAGGCGGGGACGAAGTAGATGCCGCCGCTGTCGGGAACCTGCTTGGCATAGTCTTCGATGTGCTTGGAGAAATCGAAGAAGTCCATGTTGTCGCGCAGCCACTGCACCAGGGCGCCGGTGATGGCGATGGAGCCTTCCAGACAGTAGACGGCCGGGGCGCTGCCCATCTTGTAGCCCAGGGTGGTGAGCAGGCCGCTGTTGCTGGGCACGGGCGAGGTGCCGGTGTTGAGCAGCATGAAGCAGCCGGTGCCGTAGGTGTTCTTGGCTTCGCCGACGCCGAAACAGGTCTGGCCGACGAGGGCGGCTTGCTGGTCGCCCAGGTCGCCGCAGACGGGCACGCCGTTCCAATGGCCGTAGACGGCGGGGTCGCTGGAAGGACGGATGGTCGGCAGCATCTGCCGCGGGATGCCCATGGTGGCCAGGATGCCATCGTCCCAGTCCAGGGTCTCCAGGTTCATCAGCATGGTGCGGCTGGCATTGGAGACATCGGTGACATGAGCGCCGCCGTTGGGGCCGCCGGTGATGTTCCAGATCACCCAGGTGTCGATATTGCCGAAGAGGGCGTCGCCGCGTTCGGCGGCGGAACGCACACCATCGACATTGTCGAGGATCCATCGCACCTTGGGGCCGGAGAAATAGGTGGCCAGCGGCAGGCCGACTTTGCCACGGAACCGATCCTGACCGCCGTCCTTAGCCAACTCGTTGCAGATCTTGTCGGTGCGGGTGTCCTGCCAGACGATGGCGTTGAAGTACGGTTTGCCGGTGTTCTTGTTCCAGACGACGGTGGTCTCGCGCTGGTTGGTGACGCCAATGGCGGCCAGGTCGCCGGCGGTGAGACCGGCCTTCTTGAGGGCGCCGGCCATGACATCGTTGGTGCGGGCCATGATCTCCATCGGATCATGTTCGACATAGCCCGCCTGTGGATAGATCTGTTCGTGTTCCATTTGGTGCACACCGACAACACCGCCGCTGTGATCGAAGATCATGAAACGGGTGCTGGTGGTACCCTGATCGACTGCGCCTACGTATTTAGACATGGTGTCGAACTCCTTTGTTCAAGGCAATGGCGTTGGGTGCAACGCCGGTCGAGGATGGCAGGCAACGGCGCCTGTCATTGTTTGGGTGGATGGCCCACGGCTTGGGCTCATTGGTTCTCGCTGCCCAGGCTATCGGCCGCGCAGCGAATGAGAAGATAGGAGGAGGTGGCGCCGGGGTCCTGGTGGCCGATGCTGCGCTCGCCCAAGTAGCTGGCCCGGCCTTTGGTGGCCAACATGGGAATGGTGGCATTCATGCCCTGTTCGGCGGCGGCGGCGGCGGCTTCGAGGGCCGCGCTCAGGCTGGCGCCGTCCTCCACGGCCTGGCGTAAGGCCGCGCAGGCGGGGGTGAGGGCATCGACCATGGTCTTTTCGCCGGTGGCGGCCTTGCCGCGCTGTTGCACACCCGCCAGCCCGGCCTCCAGGGCGCCGGCGAAGTCCGATGCCGAAAGCTCCAGCTTGCCGTCGGTGGCGGCGCCGGCGCGCATGAACAGGGTGCCATAGAGGGGGCCGCCGGCGCCGCCCACGGTGGAAACGAGCGTCATCCCCGTCTGCTTGAGGATGGCGCCGATGTCCTTGTCGGCGACGGCGGTCAGCTTATCGACGACGGCAGCGAAGCCACGGTCCATGTTGGCGCCGTGGTCGGCGTCGCCGATGGCCGAATCCAGACGGGTGAGAT
The Caldilineales bacterium DNA segment above includes these coding regions:
- the glpK gene encoding glycerol kinase GlpK → MSKYVGAVDQGTTSTRFMIFDHSGGVVGVHQMEHEQIYPQAGYVEHDPMEIMARTNDVMAGALKKAGLTAGDLAAIGVTNQRETTVVWNKNTGKPYFNAIVWQDTRTDKICNELAKDGGQDRFRGKVGLPLATYFSGPKVRWILDNVDGVRSAAERGDALFGNIDTWVIWNITGGPNGGAHVTDVSNASRTMLMNLETLDWDDGILATMGIPRQMLPTIRPSSDPAVYGHWNGVPVCGDLGDQQAALVGQTCFGVGEAKNTYGTGCFMLLNTGTSPVPSNSGLLTTLGYKMGSAPAVYCLEGSIAITGALVQWLRDNMDFFDFSKHIEDYAKQVPDSGGIYFVPAFSGLFAPYWQSSARGAIVGLTRYINKYHMCRAALEATAYQTREVLDAMEKDSGVKLTALKVDGGMVYNNTLMQFQSDILDVPVVRPVVAETTALGAAYAAGLATGYWGNLEDLRQNWQIDHTWNPAMDDATRASLYKGWLKAVQRSMNWLDE
- the dhaL gene encoding dihydroxyacetone kinase subunit L, which gives rise to MLSWLQCYRQVLGENKDYLTRLDSAIGDADHGANMDRGFAAVVDKLTAVADKDIGAILKQTGMTLVSTVGGAGGPLYGTLFMRAGAATDGKLELSASDFAGALEAGLAGVQQRGKAATGEKTMVDALTPACAALRQAVEDGASLSAALEAAAAAAEQGMNATIPMLATKGRASYLGERSIGHQDPGATSSYLLIRCAADSLGSENQ